In the Solibacillus sp. FSL K6-1523 genome, one interval contains:
- a CDS encoding flavin-containing monooxygenase, which produces MQMNKQLDAVVVGAGFAGLYMLHKLRESNLSTVVYEAGAEVGGVWYWNLYPGAKCDIDSIHYCYTFSEELYKKWNWTSKYPLQHEILNYLNYVTDELDLKKDIQFNTQVVGATFDEQQNVWVVQLKNGEVVTAKYFISAVGCLSATNLPKIEGIEQFQGEAYHTGKWPKNSVDFTNKRVGVIGTGSSGVQLIPEVAKVAAELTVFQRTAQYVLPANNYDYTQQFIEESKNNYEATRKLLHFSSSGSAITIRNKSAFEDTAEEREAAFEEAWTTGGFNMTTVYNDLMVNEQANAFVSDFIRNKIKAIIRDTDTAESLLPQYMYGVKRLTLGTNYYETYNRSNVRLVNLRKTPIEKITAQGIQTTTEEIPLDVIIYATGYDGMTGPLLRMDIKGRNGVSLNEKWEDGGKVRTFLGIATNDFPNFFMITGPESPSVLVVMPTAIEQHVDWISDCINYLEKHDIDAIEPSKEAEDAWSEHTREVAEMTLYTKGDSWYTGSNIEGKPRSFLIYLGGFDHYRAKCDAVASLHYADFQLYSSVSEN; this is translated from the coding sequence ATGCAAATGAACAAGCAATTAGATGCAGTTGTTGTAGGTGCGGGGTTTGCGGGACTTTACATGCTTCATAAGCTTCGCGAATCGAACTTAAGCACCGTCGTTTATGAGGCTGGCGCAGAAGTTGGTGGTGTATGGTACTGGAATTTATATCCGGGAGCAAAGTGCGATATTGATAGTATTCATTATTGTTATACATTTTCCGAAGAGTTGTATAAAAAGTGGAATTGGACATCTAAATATCCACTGCAGCATGAAATTTTAAATTACTTAAACTATGTAACGGATGAGTTAGATTTAAAAAAAGATATTCAATTTAACACACAAGTTGTAGGTGCAACATTCGATGAACAACAAAACGTTTGGGTAGTACAACTGAAAAATGGAGAGGTCGTAACAGCCAAATACTTTATTTCCGCAGTCGGCTGCTTATCCGCAACAAATTTACCGAAGATTGAAGGAATTGAACAATTCCAAGGTGAAGCTTATCATACAGGAAAATGGCCAAAAAACTCTGTTGATTTTACGAATAAACGAGTAGGGGTCATTGGGACAGGCTCAAGTGGTGTGCAACTCATACCTGAGGTAGCGAAAGTTGCGGCGGAATTAACGGTATTTCAGCGTACAGCACAATATGTTTTACCAGCAAATAACTATGATTACACGCAGCAGTTTATTGAGGAGTCTAAAAATAATTACGAAGCAACTCGAAAGTTATTGCACTTCTCCTCATCTGGTAGTGCGATTACTATTCGCAATAAATCAGCTTTCGAAGATACAGCTGAGGAGCGCGAAGCTGCATTTGAAGAAGCTTGGACAACGGGCGGCTTTAATATGACGACCGTTTATAATGACCTAATGGTTAATGAACAAGCAAATGCATTTGTCTCAGACTTCATTCGTAACAAAATAAAGGCAATAATTCGAGATACTGATACAGCCGAATCATTGTTACCACAGTATATGTATGGTGTTAAGCGCTTAACTTTAGGGACGAATTATTATGAAACATATAATCGCTCGAACGTTCGTTTAGTCAATTTACGCAAAACACCAATTGAAAAAATTACTGCACAAGGCATCCAGACAACAACAGAAGAAATACCATTAGATGTCATTATTTATGCAACAGGCTATGATGGTATGACGGGACCACTATTACGAATGGACATTAAAGGGCGAAATGGCGTGTCATTAAATGAGAAATGGGAAGACGGTGGTAAAGTTCGAACATTCCTTGGTATCGCTACAAATGATTTCCCGAATTTCTTTATGATTACAGGACCAGAAAGCCCATCAGTTCTTGTCGTTATGCCAACTGCCATCGAGCAGCATGTTGATTGGATAAGCGATTGCATCAATTACTTAGAAAAACATGACATCGATGCAATTGAGCCATCGAAAGAAGCAGAGGATGCGTGGAGCGAACATACTCGAGAAGTGGCAGAAATGACACTGTATACGAAAGGTGATTCTTGGTATACCGGCTCCAATATTGAAGGTAAACCACGTAGCTTCCTTATTTATTTAGGAGGCTTTGACCATTACCGTGCCAAATGCGATGCAGTCGCTTCCTTACACTATGCAGATTTTCAATTATATTCATCTGTTTCAGAAAATTAA
- a CDS encoding glucose 1-dehydrogenase: MSDLLLPGKVAIITGAAQGIGKATAQLFVGHGAKIVVADIQIEKANETVKEIVASGGEAIAVKVDITSATDVDQLFQQAIAVYEKVDIVVNNAGFMDDFSPVADIQDDYWKKIIDINLTGTMRMCRAAVQVFLPQQHGVIINLASAAGMSGSRAGVAYTASKHGIIGLTKNTAFMYADQGIRCNALAPGGVNTEMGTVFKNSNELGQRKVGSGAMNAPKLAEPSDIANAILLMASEQARFINGAVVPVDAGWLAY, encoded by the coding sequence GTGAGTGATTTGTTATTACCAGGGAAAGTTGCAATTATAACAGGAGCAGCACAAGGTATTGGTAAAGCGACAGCTCAGTTATTTGTTGGGCACGGCGCAAAAATTGTTGTGGCAGATATCCAAATAGAAAAGGCGAATGAAACGGTAAAAGAAATTGTAGCAAGCGGCGGCGAGGCGATCGCGGTAAAAGTCGATATTACGTCCGCCACAGATGTGGATCAGTTATTTCAGCAAGCGATTGCAGTTTATGAAAAGGTTGATATCGTCGTAAATAATGCAGGTTTTATGGATGATTTTTCTCCTGTAGCGGATATACAAGACGATTACTGGAAGAAAATTATCGATATTAATTTAACAGGCACGATGCGTATGTGTCGCGCTGCTGTACAAGTATTTTTACCACAACAACATGGGGTTATCATTAACTTAGCGTCGGCGGCAGGTATGAGCGGATCACGAGCTGGTGTAGCCTATACAGCATCCAAACATGGCATCATTGGCTTGACAAAAAATACGGCATTTATGTACGCAGATCAAGGTATTCGTTGTAACGCGTTAGCACCTGGTGGGGTCAATACCGAAATGGGCACCGTTTTTAAAAATTCAAACGAATTAGGACAACGAAAAGTAGGTTCAGGCGCGATGAACGCACCTAAGTTGGCAGAGCCGAGTGATATTGCGAATGCTATTTTGTTGATGGCAAGTGAGCAGGCACGCTTTATTAACGGTGCAGTCGTTCCAGTTGATGCAGGTTGGCTAGCATATTAA
- a CDS encoding alpha/beta hydrolase produces MNKRVHPDLRGLLDAFPPLNFEYLGAVREGMANSPKLPIAEDMGVVDQMINGPDGDPLRVRIYKQKGETSTLPALLWIHGGGYVIGVPEGDDVLCERFVKEANCVVVSVDYRLAPEHPYPAPLEDCYSALKWVADNCEALNIDPIRIGIAGASAGGGLTAALALLAKDRQGPSLIFQMPLYPMINDLNDSFSNKEITGNYIWNYSLNESGWSMYLGDLKDSTNIPYHAAPARATVEDLHGLPYTYTCVGQLDPFRDETLQYVTKLAQAGVDVDFHLYAGAYHGFESLNPHANIANKTIQEYIDAAKYGLNRTIEVEVK; encoded by the coding sequence ATGAATAAACGTGTTCACCCAGATTTACGAGGTTTGTTAGATGCATTTCCACCATTAAATTTTGAGTATTTAGGTGCGGTGCGCGAAGGGATGGCTAATTCACCAAAGCTACCAATTGCAGAAGATATGGGCGTAGTAGATCAAATGATTAATGGTCCAGACGGTGATCCACTACGCGTGCGCATTTATAAACAAAAAGGTGAAACAAGCACGTTACCAGCTTTACTGTGGATTCACGGTGGAGGCTATGTGATAGGCGTACCAGAAGGTGATGATGTGTTATGCGAACGTTTCGTCAAAGAGGCAAACTGTGTCGTCGTATCAGTCGATTACCGTTTAGCACCAGAACATCCATACCCTGCCCCGTTAGAAGATTGCTATAGCGCATTAAAATGGGTAGCTGACAATTGTGAAGCATTAAATATTGATCCAATTCGTATCGGCATTGCAGGTGCGAGCGCAGGCGGCGGCTTAACGGCGGCGTTAGCACTGTTAGCGAAAGACCGTCAGGGGCCAAGCTTAATTTTCCAAATGCCATTATATCCAATGATTAACGATTTAAACGATAGCTTCTCGAACAAAGAAATTACAGGTAACTACATTTGGAACTACAGCTTAAATGAAAGCGGCTGGTCTATGTATTTAGGCGATTTAAAAGACTCCACTAATATCCCATATCATGCAGCACCTGCTCGAGCTACAGTTGAAGATTTACATGGCTTACCTTACACATACACTTGTGTTGGCCAATTGGATCCGTTCCGCGATGAAACACTGCAATACGTAACCAAATTAGCACAAGCGGGCGTCGATGTAGACTTCCATTTATATGCGGGTGCATACCACGGCTTCGAGTCATTAAATCCGCATGCAAACATCGCAAACAAAACAATTCAAGAATATATTGATGCTGCAAAATATGGATTGAATCGAACGATAGAAGTAGAAGTAAAATAG